In one Flavobacteriales bacterium genomic region, the following are encoded:
- a CDS encoding DUF2339 domain-containing protein, which translates to MEGAILLAILIPIAIVVLMILLLVRMGALSRELEAMRGQMAQWKKAQQAYPPNIGEAPATPAAAPVASEPPAAPVVPPPIIVPPIVPPQPPEPAPSVEEDTLRRMREAFDGPAEHGTPSVVVEAPGPRPAPPPQPSFFERHPDLEKFIGENLINKIGIAVLVLGIGLLLRYAIGKGLINETGQTLIGLGAGGLLVLFAHRLHERFRAFSSVLIAGGIAVFYTTITIAFQQYQLIGQGMAFAVMVAITGMAVLLTLGYDRKELAVISLLGGFAAPFLVSTGEGNYRVLFTYLLILDTGMLVLAGYKKWQVINVLSLVLTVLIVGAWSVSAYTGLDPRPSWPAFGFATGFFLVFFAMNLRYNLRHGAAFTVLDHALLLVNTACYYAAGLHYLSDLPVRVTGLFTVLLGLFYLAFALHFHKREGIPRPLRLLLIGLVLTFISLAAPVQLEGSSITLFWAAEAVLLLWFAHRTGLRLIERASVIISLLMIASLAMDLADAYGDWREAPLRVMLNKGWITGMAAAASLSACCLLLARVEPQEPLLPLLRRAHWRVISLVGSVVILYLTNFLELDHQLSRSFHSSVVHQALMAYTLAFALALGRLVRNAHAAYGRAVAAILLVCGLVYITGTYAQGRNALWMLFNADDGRGFMPFHYAALALMIMAVVRIAWFARRLLPRPSAPWTLYLWAASGYIVTLASQELDVAMALGQGTDAHLDSARRVGYPLLWGIGSFAFMWYGMRTRLRTMRIIALALFAITLVKLFLFDLGALSEGGRVAAFIFLGALLLVISFMYQRLKGLFRDDATTPDQPDDGPHA; encoded by the coding sequence ATGGAAGGCGCCATCCTGCTCGCGATCCTGATCCCGATCGCCATCGTCGTGCTGATGATCCTCCTGCTGGTGCGCATGGGCGCATTATCGCGCGAATTGGAGGCCATGCGCGGGCAGATGGCGCAATGGAAGAAGGCGCAGCAAGCCTATCCCCCCAACATCGGGGAAGCGCCAGCCACGCCTGCTGCGGCACCGGTGGCATCCGAACCGCCGGCAGCACCGGTGGTGCCACCGCCGATCATCGTACCGCCAATCGTCCCGCCCCAGCCCCCCGAGCCCGCGCCATCCGTTGAGGAGGATACCCTGCGCCGCATGCGGGAGGCATTCGATGGCCCTGCGGAGCATGGCACGCCATCGGTGGTGGTGGAAGCTCCCGGACCGCGTCCGGCGCCGCCGCCGCAGCCATCCTTCTTCGAACGCCATCCTGACCTGGAGAAGTTCATCGGCGAGAACCTCATCAACAAGATCGGCATCGCCGTGCTCGTGCTGGGCATCGGTCTGCTGCTGCGCTACGCCATCGGCAAGGGCCTGATCAACGAGACCGGCCAGACCCTGATCGGGCTCGGCGCCGGAGGCCTGCTCGTGCTATTCGCCCACCGGCTGCACGAGCGCTTCCGCGCCTTCAGCTCGGTGCTGATCGCGGGCGGCATCGCGGTCTTCTACACCACCATCACCATCGCCTTCCAGCAGTACCAGCTCATCGGCCAGGGCATGGCCTTCGCCGTGATGGTCGCCATCACCGGTATGGCCGTGCTGCTCACGCTCGGCTACGACCGTAAGGAACTGGCCGTCATCAGCCTGCTTGGCGGCTTCGCCGCACCCTTCCTCGTCAGCACGGGCGAAGGCAACTACAGGGTGCTGTTCACCTACCTGCTGATCCTCGACACCGGCATGCTGGTGCTGGCAGGCTACAAGAAGTGGCAGGTCATCAACGTGCTGTCGCTCGTGCTCACCGTGCTCATCGTCGGCGCCTGGTCCGTATCGGCCTACACCGGCCTGGATCCACGGCCCTCCTGGCCGGCATTCGGCTTCGCCACCGGCTTCTTCCTGGTGTTCTTCGCCATGAACCTGCGGTACAACCTCCGGCACGGCGCCGCGTTCACCGTGCTCGACCATGCGCTGCTGCTGGTGAACACCGCCTGCTACTATGCGGCGGGCCTGCATTACCTCAGCGACCTCCCTGTCCGTGTGACCGGCCTCTTCACGGTGCTGCTCGGTCTGTTCTACCTGGCATTCGCGCTCCACTTCCATAAGCGGGAGGGCATCCCCCGGCCGCTCCGGCTGCTGCTCATCGGGCTCGTCCTCACCTTCATCAGCCTGGCAGCGCCCGTTCAGCTCGAAGGCAGCAGCATCACGCTGTTCTGGGCAGCCGAGGCCGTGCTGCTGCTCTGGTTCGCCCACCGCACCGGGCTGCGGTTGATCGAGCGCGCCAGCGTGATCATCAGCCTGCTCATGATCGCCAGCCTGGCCATGGACCTGGCCGATGCCTATGGCGACTGGCGTGAAGCGCCGCTTCGCGTGATGCTCAACAAGGGGTGGATCACCGGCATGGCCGCCGCGGCATCGCTCTCCGCCTGCTGCCTCCTGCTCGCCAGGGTGGAACCGCAGGAGCCGCTGCTGCCCCTACTCCGGCGCGCGCATTGGCGGGTAATCTCGCTCGTCGGCAGCGTGGTCATCCTCTACCTCACGAACTTCCTCGAGCTCGATCATCAGCTGAGCCGTTCATTCCATTCCAGCGTGGTCCACCAGGCCCTCATGGCCTATACGCTGGCCTTCGCGCTGGCGCTGGGCCGGCTCGTGCGGAACGCCCATGCCGCCTATGGCCGCGCCGTGGCAGCCATCCTGCTCGTGTGCGGACTCGTGTACATCACCGGCACCTATGCGCAGGGGCGCAATGCCCTTTGGATGCTGTTCAATGCCGACGACGGTCGAGGCTTCATGCCCTTCCACTATGCGGCGCTGGCGCTGATGATCATGGCCGTGGTGCGCATCGCATGGTTCGCCCGCCGCCTGCTGCCGCGGCCCTCCGCGCCGTGGACCCTCTACCTCTGGGCCGCCTCGGGCTATATCGTCACCCTGGCCAGCCAGGAGCTCGATGTGGCCATGGCCCTCGGTCAGGGCACCGATGCGCACCTGGACTCCGCGCGCCGCGTGGGCTACCCGTTGCTCTGGGGCATCGGCAGCTTCGCCTTCATGTGGTACGGCATGCGCACCCGGCTGCGCACCATGCGCATCATCGCCTTGGCGCTCTTCGCCATCACGCTGGTCAAGCTCTTCCTCTTCGACCTCGGCGCGCTGAGCGAGGGCGGGCGCGTGGCGGCCTTCATCTTCCTCGGTGCGCTCCTGCTCGTGATCTCGTTCATGTACCAGCGGCTGAAAGGCCTTTTCCGCGATGATGCCACCACCCCAGACCAGCCGGACGATGGCCCGCATGCGTGA
- a CDS encoding RidA family protein, with amino-acid sequence MSSISSSKAPEPVGHYPHARRVGDLIFLSGVGPRERGTKRIPGVELDPEGRIVSYDIETQVRSVFQNVRWILEDSGSSWERIVDVTVYLTNMKDDFPVYNRLWKEYFEKDPPCRTTLEINCLPTPIAIELKVVATI; translated from the coding sequence ATGAGCAGCATCTCCAGCAGCAAGGCCCCCGAGCCCGTCGGCCACTACCCCCATGCGCGCCGCGTGGGCGACCTTATCTTCCTCAGCGGTGTGGGCCCCCGAGAGCGCGGCACGAAGAGGATTCCCGGCGTTGAGCTGGACCCTGAGGGCCGGATCGTCAGCTACGACATCGAGACGCAGGTGCGCAGCGTCTTCCAGAACGTGCGCTGGATCCTGGAGGACAGCGGCTCCTCGTGGGAGAGGATCGTCGACGTGACGGTGTACCTGACCAACATGAAGGATGACTTCCCCGTGTACAACCGCCTGTGGAAGGAGTACTTCGAGAAGGACCCGCCGTGCAGGACGACGCTGGAGATCAATTGCCTGCCCACCCCGATCGCGATCGAACTGAAGGTGGTCGCGACCATTTGA
- a CDS encoding ATP-binding protein, whose protein sequence is MTIRNRLALQFLLLASVILGISFAAVFYMAARFRQEEFAGRMRDRGTRAAKLLIQVDEVDEDLLRKIEEDNPVRLHEEALWILDEDDRELFHMGGFMQARAVTPTLLDSVRSAGELLHEMGAREQLSFVFGDGGDRFVVVVSGVDVYGRSKLRNEARVVTATFLIGLVITFLAGRFYAQRALAPVQRMVTEIQGIGATDLARRIAAGNGRDELAQLAASFNALLGRLQAAFAAQRNFIANASHELRTPLTAISGQIEVLLLKDRSGPEYAAALRSLLVDMQALNRLADRLLLMAQAESEAARLTFAPVRMDEVVWAARAEVLRGHPERRVDVGIDDLEDPDDLVVKGNEVLLRSMAANLMENACKYGGDGCARVTIRCAGPEVSLVVEDEGPGIGGADRERIFEPFYRSDSTGGTPGHGIGLSLVRLIANLHGGGVTLDPADGRGARFTVRLLKAA, encoded by the coding sequence ATGACCATCCGCAACCGGCTCGCCCTGCAGTTCCTGCTGCTGGCATCGGTGATCCTCGGCATCTCCTTCGCTGCCGTGTTCTACATGGCCGCCCGGTTCCGGCAGGAGGAATTCGCCGGCCGCATGCGGGATCGGGGCACGCGGGCGGCGAAGCTGCTCATCCAGGTGGACGAGGTGGATGAGGACTTGCTGCGGAAGATCGAGGAGGACAATCCGGTGCGGCTGCACGAGGAGGCGCTCTGGATACTCGATGAGGATGATCGTGAGCTGTTCCATATGGGCGGCTTCATGCAGGCGCGCGCCGTCACGCCCACACTGCTCGATAGCGTGCGGTCAGCTGGCGAGCTGCTGCATGAGATGGGCGCCCGGGAGCAGCTCAGCTTCGTCTTCGGCGATGGGGGCGACCGGTTCGTCGTGGTCGTCTCGGGCGTCGATGTCTACGGGCGGAGCAAGCTCCGCAACGAGGCGCGCGTGGTGACGGCCACTTTCCTCATCGGGCTGGTGATCACCTTCCTGGCAGGCCGCTTCTACGCGCAGCGTGCGCTGGCGCCGGTTCAGCGCATGGTCACCGAGATCCAGGGCATCGGCGCTACGGACCTGGCGCGGCGCATTGCGGCGGGCAATGGGCGCGACGAGCTGGCCCAGCTGGCCGCCTCATTCAATGCCTTGCTGGGTCGCCTTCAGGCCGCCTTCGCCGCGCAGCGCAATTTCATCGCCAACGCTTCGCACGAGTTGCGCACGCCGCTCACCGCCATCTCAGGCCAGATCGAGGTGCTGCTGCTCAAGGACCGCTCGGGGCCCGAGTATGCCGCGGCACTGAGGTCGCTTCTTGTGGACATGCAGGCCCTCAACCGCCTCGCCGACCGCTTGCTGCTCATGGCGCAGGCCGAGTCGGAGGCCGCACGGCTCACCTTCGCCCCGGTGCGGATGGACGAGGTGGTCTGGGCGGCGCGCGCCGAGGTGCTCCGTGGACATCCAGAGCGCCGGGTGGACGTGGGCATCGACGACCTGGAGGATCCCGACGACCTGGTGGTGAAGGGCAATGAGGTGCTCTTGCGGTCCATGGCCGCCAATCTGATGGAGAATGCCTGCAAGTACGGGGGCGATGGCTGTGCCAGGGTGACCATCCGGTGCGCCGGGCCGGAGGTGAGCCTGGTTGTGGAGGATGAAGGGCCAGGGATCGGCGGTGCCGATCGGGAGCGCATCTTCGAGCCCTTCTACCGGTCCGACAGCACGGGGGGGACGCCCGGCCACGGCATCGGCCTATCGCTGGTCAGGCTCATCGCCAACCTGCACGGCGGGGGGGTGACCCTTGATCCCGCGGACGGGCGGGGCGCCCGCTTCACGGTGCGCCTGCTCAAGGCCGCGTAA
- a CDS encoding aldo/keto reductase, with translation MRYRRLGNSGLQVSELSLGSWLTFGKQITDATAGKLMKVAYDNGINFFDNAEIYARGESERVMGRILKKQKWPRDTWIVSSKAYFGAGGKRPTQVGLHRKHLVEACNDALKRLQLEYLDLYFCHRPDKSTPIEETVWTMHQLIMQGKVLYWGTSEWSAQEIMEAHMVAKQHHLIGPVMEQPQYNMFHRDKVEVEFGQIYRTVGLGTTIWSPLASGILTGKHRDIKAAKGTRLTMEGLDWLRERELTPERLKTAEKLNRIADGLGLSLPVMALAWCLKNPNVSTVILGASKEAQLKENLKASDAQDLLTPAVMEKIEKVLGNAPVRPQW, from the coding sequence ATGCGCTACCGCCGCCTCGGCAACTCCGGCCTGCAGGTCTCCGAGCTCTCGCTCGGCTCCTGGCTCACCTTCGGCAAGCAGATCACCGACGCCACCGCCGGGAAGCTGATGAAGGTCGCCTACGACAATGGCATCAACTTCTTCGACAACGCCGAGATCTACGCGCGGGGCGAGAGCGAACGCGTGATGGGCAGGATCCTGAAGAAGCAGAAGTGGCCGCGCGATACCTGGATCGTGAGCAGCAAAGCCTACTTCGGCGCCGGGGGGAAGCGCCCCACGCAGGTAGGACTTCACCGCAAGCACTTGGTGGAGGCCTGCAACGATGCGCTCAAGCGGCTGCAGCTGGAGTATCTCGACCTCTACTTCTGCCACCGGCCAGACAAGAGCACGCCCATCGAGGAGACGGTGTGGACCATGCACCAGTTGATCATGCAGGGCAAGGTGCTCTACTGGGGCACCAGCGAGTGGAGCGCGCAGGAGATCATGGAGGCGCACATGGTGGCGAAGCAGCACCACCTCATCGGCCCGGTGATGGAGCAGCCGCAGTACAACATGTTCCACCGCGACAAGGTGGAGGTGGAGTTCGGGCAGATCTACAGGACGGTGGGACTGGGCACCACCATCTGGAGCCCGCTCGCCAGCGGCATCCTCACCGGCAAGCACCGCGATATCAAGGCGGCCAAGGGCACGCGCCTCACCATGGAGGGCCTCGATTGGCTCCGCGAGCGCGAGCTCACCCCCGAACGCCTGAAGACCGCGGAGAAGCTGAACAGGATCGCCGATGGCCTGGGACTCTCGCTCCCGGTGATGGCCCTGGCCTGGTGCCTGAAGAACCCCAATGTGAGCACGGTGATCCTCGGCGCCAGCAAAGAGGCCCAGCTGAAGGAGAACCTCAAGGCCAGCGATGCGCAGGACCTGCTCACCCCGGCGGTGATGGAGAAGATCGAGAAGGTGCTGGGGAACGCACCAGTGCGGCCGCAGTGGTAG
- a CDS encoding response regulator transcription factor, protein MRILLAEDEPKVAAFIKQGLEESGYQVLNAFDGLMARRLAQEPDIALVLLDVVMPGMNGVEVCKAIRADGGRMPILLLTALGTADDKVAGLDAGADDYLVKPFEFKELLARIRSLLRRGAAVPELGDRLAYADLELDLAKKEAVRGGRRIALTAKEFALLEYLMRHPDRVLSRAQISERVWDIAYDTGTNVVEAYIKLLRKKVDRDFEPKLIHNRVGLGYILTDRP, encoded by the coding sequence ATGCGTATCCTGCTGGCCGAGGATGAACCCAAGGTAGCGGCCTTCATCAAGCAAGGCCTTGAGGAGAGCGGCTACCAGGTGCTCAATGCCTTCGATGGCCTGATGGCGAGGCGCTTGGCGCAGGAGCCGGATATCGCCCTCGTGCTGCTCGATGTGGTGATGCCGGGGATGAACGGCGTGGAGGTCTGCAAGGCCATCCGGGCCGATGGGGGGCGGATGCCCATCCTCCTGCTCACGGCGCTCGGCACGGCGGACGACAAGGTGGCCGGGCTTGATGCCGGGGCGGACGACTACTTGGTGAAGCCCTTCGAGTTCAAGGAGTTGCTGGCCAGGATCCGTTCGCTGCTGCGGCGTGGAGCGGCCGTTCCGGAGCTGGGCGACCGGCTGGCCTACGCCGATCTGGAACTGGACCTTGCCAAGAAGGAGGCCGTCCGTGGCGGCCGTCGCATCGCGCTCACCGCAAAGGAGTTCGCCTTGCTGGAGTACCTCATGCGCCATCCGGACCGTGTGCTCTCCCGCGCCCAGATCAGCGAGCGCGTATGGGACATCGCCTACGACACGGGCACCAATGTGGTGGAGGCCTACATCAAGCTCCTGCGCAAGAAGGTGGATCGGGACTTCGAGCCGAAGCTGATCCACAACAGGGTCGGGCTGGGCTATATCCTCACCGACCGGCCATGA
- a CDS encoding ABC transporter permease → MADRLLLSISATLLRARLRQSVVAAVGVAISIGMYIALSGFMNGLNGLLDGLILNRTAHIRIYNEIRPAERQPLEIKQLLERATGRDLTHPFISRIKPKGEPAAVRNALAIIDALRKDPRVDGIAPKVSAQVFFNAGTIEVNGAIQGIEPLEEDRLLHFSDYLLGCTVSDLAGSSNGVVLGKGLADNMRVGIGDAVQVSTITGDRFTLKVIGFYQSGMADFDNITCFVTLTTAQNLLAQPRSWITDVQVRLKDLDMAPAVAREYARRFDADAQDIQTANAQFETGSGVRSLISYVVSVVLLLVAGFGIYNILNMMIYEKLDSIAILKATGFSGRDVRVIFINLSMIIGVFGAIAGLLLGGLLAIGIDHIPFRFDALPTITTYPVDHNPRYYLIGVAFALVTTLFAGLFPARKASRVDPVEIIRGK, encoded by the coding sequence ATGGCGGACCGCTTGCTCCTGAGCATCTCCGCAACCCTGTTGCGTGCAAGGCTCCGCCAGAGCGTGGTGGCCGCCGTTGGTGTGGCCATCAGCATCGGCATGTACATCGCGCTCAGCGGGTTCATGAACGGCCTCAACGGCCTCCTGGACGGGCTCATCCTCAACCGCACGGCGCACATCCGCATCTACAACGAGATACGCCCGGCCGAGCGGCAGCCCTTGGAGATCAAGCAGCTCCTGGAGCGCGCCACCGGCCGCGACCTCACCCATCCCTTCATCAGCCGCATCAAGCCCAAGGGCGAGCCGGCGGCTGTGCGCAACGCGCTGGCCATCATCGACGCCCTGCGCAAGGACCCGCGCGTGGACGGGATAGCGCCCAAGGTGAGCGCCCAGGTCTTCTTCAATGCAGGGACCATCGAGGTGAACGGCGCCATCCAGGGCATCGAGCCGCTGGAGGAGGACCGCCTGCTGCATTTCAGCGACTATCTCCTTGGCTGCACCGTGTCCGACCTCGCCGGCAGCTCCAATGGCGTGGTGCTGGGCAAGGGCCTGGCGGACAATATGCGCGTGGGCATCGGCGATGCCGTGCAGGTCTCCACCATCACCGGCGACCGCTTCACCCTGAAGGTGATCGGCTTCTACCAGAGCGGCATGGCGGATTTCGACAACATCACCTGCTTCGTAACGCTCACCACCGCCCAGAACCTGCTGGCCCAGCCGCGGAGCTGGATAACCGATGTGCAGGTGCGGCTCAAGGACCTCGACATGGCCCCGGCGGTGGCAAGGGAATACGCTCGGCGCTTCGATGCGGACGCCCAGGACATCCAGACCGCCAACGCCCAATTCGAGACCGGCAGCGGCGTGCGAAGCCTCATCAGCTACGTGGTGAGCGTGGTGCTGCTGCTGGTGGCGGGCTTCGGCATCTACAACATCCTGAACATGATGATCTATGAGAAGCTCGACAGCATCGCCATCCTCAAGGCTACGGGCTTCAGCGGGCGGGACGTGCGCGTGATCTTCATCAACCTGAGCATGATCATCGGTGTCTTCGGTGCCATTGCCGGCCTGCTGCTGGGCGGTCTCCTCGCCATCGGCATCGACCACATCCCCTTCCGGTTCGATGCGCTGCCCACCATCACCACCTACCCCGTGGACCACAATCCGCGGTACTACCTCATCGGCGTGGCCTTCGCGCTCGTCACCACCTTATTCGCCGGCCTCTTTCCCGCGCGCAAGGCAAGCCGCGTGGATCCGGTGGAGATCATCCGAGGGAAATGA
- a CDS encoding ABC transporter ATP-binding protein, producing MSNGDPVIEARGIIKWFRDPVDTQVLKGVDLKVMRGEYASVMGKSGCGKSTLLYILSTMDTDYTGDLFLDGERITGSPHEHLSRLRNEKIGFVFQFHYLIPEFTVLRNVMLPGLKRGLLTEHEVEERAMDHLRTMGVDHQARKRANQISGGEKQRVAIARALINEPLILMCDEPTGNLDSRNSAIVEDLFRRIADEQRRSLLVVTHDDELAARTDRIITMDDGRVVP from the coding sequence ATGAGCAACGGCGATCCCGTCATCGAAGCGCGCGGCATCATCAAGTGGTTCCGCGACCCGGTGGACACGCAGGTGCTGAAGGGGGTGGACCTGAAGGTGATGCGCGGGGAGTACGCCAGCGTGATGGGGAAGAGCGGTTGCGGCAAGAGTACCCTGCTCTACATCCTCAGCACCATGGACACGGACTACACGGGCGACCTGTTCCTCGATGGGGAGCGCATCACGGGAAGCCCGCACGAGCACCTGAGCCGGCTGCGCAACGAGAAGATCGGCTTCGTGTTCCAGTTCCATTACCTCATCCCCGAGTTCACGGTCCTGCGCAATGTGATGCTGCCCGGCCTCAAGCGCGGCCTGCTGACGGAGCACGAGGTGGAGGAGCGCGCCATGGACCACCTCCGTACCATGGGAGTCGATCATCAGGCACGCAAGCGTGCGAACCAGATCAGCGGCGGAGAGAAGCAGCGGGTGGCCATCGCGCGGGCCCTGATCAACGAGCCGCTCATCCTGATGTGCGACGAGCCAACGGGGAACCTCGACAGCCGCAACAGCGCCATCGTGGAGGACCTCTTCCGGCGGATCGCCGATGAGCAGCGCCGCAGCCTGCTGGTGGTGACGCACGACGATGAGCTCGCCGCCAGGACGGACCGCATCATCACCATGGATGACGGGCGCGTCGTGCCCTGA
- a CDS encoding fructosamine kinase family protein → MPLPGSLAERLGEHIARHAGAYAEVEQAVPVGGGSINDAYRLDTAAGRFFVKVNSADRFPSMFSAEADGLRRLRDAKALRVPSVIATGEDHDDAYLLLEWIEEGARTLAFWESFGRGLARLHAHTSERFGLERDNYIGTLKQMNTPEPDWPGFFVHHRLEPQLKLARDRKRMEAGACFRFERLFAKLDRLFPKEPPALLHGDLWNGNFLCDSEGRPVLIDPAVYYGHREMDLAMTRLFGGLDPAAYDAYQAEWPLEAGWEERVDLCNLYPLLVHVNLFGGGYAAQVEAVLRRFV, encoded by the coding sequence ATGCCGCTGCCCGGTTCACTCGCAGAGCGCCTCGGTGAGCACATCGCCCGCCATGCCGGTGCCTATGCCGAGGTGGAGCAGGCGGTACCCGTGGGTGGCGGGAGCATCAACGACGCCTATCGCCTCGACACCGCTGCAGGCCGATTCTTCGTGAAGGTCAATTCGGCGGACCGCTTCCCCTCGATGTTCAGCGCAGAGGCCGATGGTCTCCGGCGCCTGCGCGATGCGAAGGCCCTCCGGGTTCCGTCCGTGATAGCCACCGGTGAGGACCATGATGACGCCTACCTGCTGCTCGAGTGGATCGAGGAGGGCGCCAGGACCCTCGCATTCTGGGAGTCATTCGGACGGGGACTGGCCCGGCTGCACGCGCATACGAGCGAGCGCTTCGGCCTCGAGAGGGACAATTACATCGGCACGCTCAAGCAAATGAACACCCCGGAGCCCGATTGGCCCGGCTTCTTCGTCCACCACCGCTTGGAGCCCCAGCTCAAACTCGCGCGCGACCGCAAGCGGATGGAGGCGGGCGCCTGCTTCCGCTTCGAGCGCCTTTTCGCCAAGCTGGACCGGCTGTTCCCGAAGGAACCGCCCGCGCTGCTGCACGGCGACCTGTGGAACGGCAATTTCCTCTGCGACAGCGAAGGCCGACCGGTGCTCATCGACCCGGCAGTGTACTATGGCCACCGCGAGATGGACCTGGCCATGACACGGCTGTTCGGCGGCCTCGACCCAGCGGCCTACGACGCCTATCAGGCTGAATGGCCCTTGGAGGCCGGCTGGGAGGAGCGGGTGGACCTGTGCAATCTGTACCCGCTGCTGGTACACGTGAACCTCTTCGGGGGCGGATATGCGGCCCAGGTGGAGGCCGTACTGCGGCGGTTCGTGTGA
- a CDS encoding efflux RND transporter periplasmic adaptor subunit, with translation MRQCLIAAAGLLAACGSKPETTQPETGPITAAVYASGVVKARDQYQAYPAVSGIVAEVHAQAGDSVSKGDALFTIDDRATSLGTQRAALALELLRENAGSASPVLEQLRLAMEQARTRLANDSLQYVRQKALWEKQIGSRSELDSRELSYTSSRNALLTAQKAYSETRSRLRNELRLAENELAMRRAAEGDHTVRSLLDGRVYDVLIERGELANPQRPLAIVGRSDAFLLELQVDEYDIVRVKPGQDVLITMDSYKGQLLEGTVSRVDPLMNERSRTFTVEAVFKQPPAVLYPNLTAEANIVLARKERALTIPAAYLVDDRYVLVGKGERRAVQVGLRDLQRAEVLGGIDSTTVILHP, from the coding sequence ATGCGCCAATGCCTCATCGCAGCTGCAGGGCTGCTCGCCGCATGCGGGTCCAAGCCGGAGACCACGCAGCCCGAAACGGGCCCTATCACAGCTGCCGTATATGCCAGCGGCGTGGTGAAGGCACGCGACCAATACCAGGCCTACCCTGCGGTGAGCGGCATCGTGGCCGAGGTGCATGCGCAGGCAGGCGACAGCGTGAGCAAGGGCGATGCGCTCTTCACCATAGACGACCGGGCCACCAGCCTGGGGACACAGCGTGCTGCGCTGGCCTTGGAGCTGCTTCGCGAGAACGCCGGCAGCGCCTCTCCCGTGCTGGAGCAATTGCGGCTTGCCATGGAGCAGGCCCGCACTCGACTGGCGAACGACAGCCTGCAGTACGTGCGGCAGAAGGCCCTGTGGGAGAAGCAGATCGGCAGCCGGTCCGAGCTGGACAGCCGCGAACTGTCCTACACCTCCTCGCGCAATGCGCTGCTCACGGCCCAGAAGGCCTACAGCGAAACCCGCTCGCGGCTGCGCAACGAGCTACGCCTGGCGGAGAACGAACTGGCCATGCGGCGGGCAGCCGAAGGCGACCATACGGTGCGCAGCCTCCTTGATGGCCGCGTATACGATGTCCTCATCGAACGCGGCGAGCTGGCCAATCCGCAGCGGCCGCTGGCCATCGTGGGCCGTTCCGACGCCTTCCTGCTGGAGCTGCAGGTGGATGAATACGACATCGTGCGCGTGAAGCCCGGCCAGGACGTGCTCATCACCATGGACAGCTACAAGGGCCAGCTGCTGGAGGGCACCGTTTCGCGCGTGGACCCGCTGATGAACGAACGCTCGCGCACCTTCACGGTGGAGGCCGTATTCAAGCAACCCCCGGCCGTGCTCTACCCCAATCTCACGGCCGAAGCCAACATCGTGCTGGCGCGCAAGGAGCGCGCGCTGACCATACCGGCGGCGTATCTGGTGGATGACCGCTATGTGCTGGTGGGCAAGGGCGAGCGCCGCGCGGTGCAGGTGGGCCTCCGCGACCTGCAGCGCGCGGAGGTGCTCGGCGGCATCGACAGCACCACCGTCATCCTGCACCCCTGA